One part of the Eulemur rufifrons isolate Redbay chromosome 16, OSU_ERuf_1, whole genome shotgun sequence genome encodes these proteins:
- the KRR1 gene encoding KRR1 small subunit processome component homolog has translation MASSSLDKPDKAAGKSESRNQKPKPENQDESELLTVPDGWKEPPFSKEDNPRGLLEESSFATLFPKYREAYLKECWPLVQKALNEHHINATLDLIEGSMTVCTTKKTFDPYIIIRARDLIKLLARSVSFEQAVRILQDDIACDIIKIGSLVRNKERFVKRRQRLIGPKGSTLKALELLTNCYIMVQGNTVSAIGPFSGLKEVRKVVLDTMKNIHPIYNIKTLMIKRELAKDSELRSQSWERFLPQFKHKNVNKRKEPKKKTVKKEYTPFPPPQPESQIDKELASGEYFLKAHQKKRQKMEAIKAKQAEALSKRQEERNKAFIPPKEKPVVKLKEASTETKIDVATIKEKVKKAKNKKLGALTAEEVKLKMEADEKKKTTKK, from the exons ATGGCGTCTTCCTCGCTGGACAAGCCGGACAAAGCGGCTGGAAAGAGTGAATCTCGCAACCAGAAGCCAAAGCCGGAGAACCAAG ATGAATCAGAACTCCTCACTGTTCCTGATGGTTGGAAGGAACCACCTTTTTCCAAGGAGGACAATCCCAGAGGACTCTTGGAGGAGAGCAGTTTTGCAACTTTGTTCCCAAAATATAGAGAGGCTTACTTGAAAGAGTGTTGGCCGTTGGTGCAGAAAGCCTTGAATGAAcat CACATTAATGCAACCCTGGACCTGATTGAGGGCAGTATGACTGTTTGTACTACAAAAAAGACTTTTGATCCATATATCATCATTAGGGCCCGAGATCTAATAAAACTATTAGCAAGGAGTGTTTCATTTGAACAG gcAGTACGAATTCTTCAGGATGATATTGCATGTGACATAATTAAAATAGGTTCTttagtaagaaataaagaaagatttgTAAAAAGAAGACAACGGCTTATTGGTCCCAAAGGATCTACACTGAAG gcattggAACTCTTAACGAACTGTTACATTATGGTTCAGGGAAACACAGTTTCAGCCATTGGACCTTTTAGTGGCTTAAAAGAG GTGCGAAAAGTAGTTCTAGATACTATGAAGAATATTCATCCAATTTATAACATTAAA ACCTTAATGATTAAAAGAGAGTTGGCAAAAGATTCTGAATTACGATCACAAAGTTGGGAAAGATTTTTGCCACAGTTCAAacacaaaaatgtgaataaacgcaaggaaccaaagaaaaaaactgttaaGAAAGAGTATACACCATTCCCACCACCACAGCCAGAAAGTCAG ATTGATAAAGAATTGGCTAGCGGTGAATACTTTTTGAAGGCACATCAGAAGAAGCGACAAAAAATGGAGGCAATAAAG GCTAAACAAGCAGAAGCTCTCAGTAAGAGacaagaggaaagaaacaaagcttttattCCACCTAAAGAAAAACCAGTTGTGAAACTTAAGGAAG CTTCTACCGAAACTAAAATTGATGTGGCCACCATCAAGGAAAAAGTTAAGAAAGCAAAGAATAAGAAACTGGGAGCTCTTACAGCTGAAGAAGTTAAGCTTAAGATGGaagcagatgaaaagaaaaagacgacaaaaaagtaa